The following coding sequences are from one Nicotiana tomentosiformis chromosome 3, ASM39032v3, whole genome shotgun sequence window:
- the LOC138906940 gene encoding uncharacterized protein, whose protein sequence is MVKRSRRWSPVKHLKKAKVEVRHPQKPRHLVTLEEFLPSWFRTKVSHEGIDASCCHTDKGEEKSEDLPSTPSSRKLAESIPQEVNACEEKVTFTNDDLLLGDTPHNHPLYLVGYMLDERVNRILVDGGSSMNILPIRTVKELSIPMNEVSESCVMIQGFNQGGQRAIYAIRMGITIEDMQSSAWLYVIDAKTLYNVLLGRPWIYENKVVPSTYHQCLKYYKGEVEKKIVTDDEPFTEAESHFTDAKFYLKNRIVKDLTTDDVMKIKNDEPTTKRAEVTASRAKDIVKEVQPNSNKSYRGDIASYGKKVTPALQYIPKRKKDEGESSNIQTNMLKELTLPIKQIEAVKFSSKPLAGFVAQNRLQNVAFPTNRTNEGFDPNAYRLFAKAGYISNEPSKLEKIPSEAATRKPREGLGYKQPSPVLISIRRPSSNYITVEDESAASNKPSIFDQLGKSTVRTSVFERLGPIKKENKFQRNYRNTRTPASPKIQKISKDFQSLVPSRIRRQTKVMVTCNEVLKVKPYTVVYTKERDEDEESVGSSYHVTAQGEHGVSSLMEDAEKLEDVSPCYHISFNDGNPQEDEDMKDAPQELEEEVKATINALKEVNLGIDEEPRPTYLSALLAIDEEITYIELLKEFKDVFAWSYKEMPGLDPKVAVHHLAISTMRVKDEFPLPIPELMIDAATGYEAMSFMDGSSGYNQIRMAPKDEELTTFRTPRVFITIRMMTPNELNYSPIEKLCLALVFSIQKLKHYFQAHVVRLVSKANPIKFVMSKPVFSDRLARWYLQFQQFEILYIPQKAVKGHALAYFLAVHPIPDDWELTDELPDKEVVDVQLP, encoded by the exons atggtaaaaagaTCAAGGAGATGGAGTCCAGTTAAGCAtttgaagaaagcaaaagtggaggtgcgccatcctcaaaagccacgacatcTAGTGACCTTGGAGGAATTCTTACCAAGTTGGTTCCGAACGAAGGTTTCCCATGAGGGTATTGATGCCTCTTGTTGCCATACTgacaaaggggaagaaaagagtgaGGACCTACCATCGACACCATCCTCAAGAAAGCTCGCCGAGTCcattcctcaagaagttaatgcttgtgaggaaaaagttacattcacaaatgacgatcttctACTAGGTGACACTCCCCATAACCACCCgttgtacctggttggctatatgcttgatgaaagggtaaatagaattttggttgatggaggatcctcaatgaacatcttgccaattcgcactgtgaaagaacttAGTATTCCCATGAACGAAGTCTCGGAAAGTTGTGTGATGattcaaggattcaaccaaggggggcaAAGAGCCATATATGCTATCAGGATGGGgatcaccattgaagatatgcaatcaagtgcatggctgtatgtgatcgatgcaaagactttaTACAACGTCTtacttggaaggccttggatatatgagaataaagtagttccatctacctaccatcaatgtttaaaatactacaagggtgaagtcgagaagaagatagtcactgatgatgagccattcaccgaggctgagtcacactttACCGATGCAAAATTCTACTTAaagaaccgcattgtgaaggaTCTAACAACTGatgatgtcatgaaaatcaaGAATGACGAGCCCACAACTAAAAGAGCTGAGGTGACTGCTAGTAGAGCCAAAGATATTGTTAAAGAGGTGCAACCTAACTCAAACAAATCGTATAGAGGGGATATTGcgtcttatggcaagaaagtaactCCTGCGCTCCAATATATccctaaaagaaagaaagatgaaggtgaatcatctaatatccaaactaacatgctaaaggagttaactctTCCGATAAAAcaaattgaggcagtaaagtttTCCTCAAAGCCACTTGCAGGGTTTGTGGCCCAAAATCGTTTGCAGAATGTGGCATTCCCTACAAATAGAACAaatgaaggttttgatcctaacgcgtacaggctatttgcaaaagctggatacaTATCCAATGAGCCGTCAAAGTTAGAGAAGATCCCATCAGAGGCTGCGACGAGGAAACCACGTGAAGGCTTGGGATACAAGCAACCGTCACCAGTGCTCATATCCATAAGAAGGCCGAGCAGCAATTATATCACCGTAGAAGATGAATCTGCCGCTTCTAACAAGCCTTCTATCTTTGATCaacttggaaaatcaactgtgaggacttccgtgtttgagagattgggtccaaTAAAGAAAGAGAATaagttccagagaaattatcgaaatacaagaACACCCGCCTCACCCAAAATTCAGAAAatctctaaggatttccaaagtcTGGTTCCTTCTAGAATAAGGCGACAAACAAAAGTCATGGTTACGTGTAATGAGGTACTAAAGGTGAAGCCATACACTGTGGTCTACACTAAAGAAcgtgatgaagacgaagaaagtgtgggttcttcaTATCATGTCACGGCACAAGGCGAGCACGGTGTTTCATCTCTAATGGAGGATGCCGAGAAATTGGAGGATGTTTCaccgtgttatcacatatccttcaatgatgggaaccctcaagaagatgaagatatgAAAGATGCTCCCCAGGAACTTGAAGAAGAGGTGAAGGCAACGATtaatgccttaaaagaagttaaccttggcataGATGAAGAACCAAGGCCCACatacctaagtgctttactagcaATCGATGAAGAAATCACTTATATCGAGTTACTCAAGGAATTCAAGGATGTAtttgcttggagttacaaagagatgcccggcttggaccctaaagtagcagttcatcaccttgca ATCTCAACAATGCGTGTCAAAGATGAATTCCCACTTCCTATTCCagagctgatgatcgatgctGCTACTGGGTACGAGGCAATGTCATTTATGGACGGTTCATctggctataaccaaattcgaatggcgccaaaagatgaagagcttactaCATTCCGTACCCCAAGGGTATTTATTACTAtaag gatgatgacaccaaacgagctgaattattcgccaattgaaaagttgtgtttagcgctagtcttctcaattcaaaagttgaagcactactttcaagctcacgTTGTTCGTCTTGTTTCTAAAGCGAATCCCATtaagttcgtgatgtcaaaacctgtttttagtgatcgactagcgagatggtacctccaatttcaacaatttgagattttgtacatccctcaaaaggctgTAAAAGGACATGCATTGGCATACTTCTTGGCAGTTCATCCGATACCTGATGACTGGGAGCTAACTGACGAACTACCTGATAAAGAGGTTGTTGATGTTCAACTTCCATGA